One segment of Xanthomonas oryzae pv. oryzae DNA contains the following:
- the rsmD gene encoding 16S rRNA (guanine(966)-N(2))-methyltransferase RsmD, which translates to MSHVANCATAVLPPLAIDRCQAMSRPQRPARRGAEGQVRIVGGRWRNTRLAVPSLTGLRPSSDRVRETLFNWLMPRLPGARVLDLFAGSGALGLEAVSRGAGHATLIERDSSLVQRLRAHVTRLDAATQVQVLQEDAVRWLERAPAALADIVFVDPPFAACLWPAVLERLPAHVAADAWLYLEAPADAPLLPAGWHLHREGATREVRYALYRRAAATLASDPTPVVSV; encoded by the coding sequence TTGAGCCATGTCGCCAACTGCGCTACTGCCGTGCTGCCCCCGCTTGCCATCGACAGGTGCCAGGCGATGAGCCGCCCGCAGCGGCCGGCGCGGCGCGGCGCGGAAGGCCAGGTGCGCATTGTTGGCGGGCGCTGGCGCAATACGCGGCTGGCGGTGCCCAGCTTGACCGGCCTGCGCCCCAGCAGCGACCGCGTGCGCGAAACGCTGTTCAACTGGTTGATGCCGCGGCTGCCCGGCGCGCGCGTGCTGGATCTGTTCGCCGGGTCCGGCGCGCTGGGCCTGGAGGCGGTATCGCGTGGGGCAGGGCATGCCACCTTGATCGAGCGCGACTCCAGTCTGGTGCAGCGGCTGCGCGCGCACGTGACCCGGCTGGATGCCGCCACGCAGGTGCAGGTGCTGCAGGAGGACGCAGTGCGCTGGCTGGAGCGAGCGCCCGCAGCGCTGGCTGATATCGTCTTCGTCGACCCGCCGTTCGCTGCCTGCCTGTGGCCCGCAGTGCTGGAGCGCCTCCCCGCGCATGTGGCCGCCGATGCCTGGCTGTATCTGGAAGCGCCCGCCGATGCGCCGCTGCTGCCAGCCGGCTGGCATCTGCACCGCGAGGGCGCCACCCGCGAGGTGCGCTATGCGCTGTACCGCCGGGCCGCTGCTACACTGGCAAGCGATCCGACCCCGGTAGTCTCCGTATGA
- the htpG gene encoding molecular chaperone HtpG, which produces MTVDTDKQTLGFQTEVKQLLQLMIHSLYSNKEIFLRELVSNAADAADKLRFEALVKPELLEGSGELRIRVDYDKDARTVTIDDNGIGMSREDAVSHLGTIAKSGTADFLKHLSGDQKKDANLIGQFGVGFYSAFIVADQVDVYSRRAGLPAREGVHWSSRGEGEFEVASVDKPKRGTRIVLHLKDGEDTFADGWTLRGILKKYSDHIGLPIEMRKEHYGEAADKPAEPEWEAVNRASALWTRPKSEIKDEEYQEFYKHIAHDAGNPLAWSHNKVEGKLEYTSLLFVPGRAPFDLYHRDSAKGLKLYVQRVFIMDQAEQFLPLYLRFIKGVVDSSDLSLNVSREILQSGPVVDSMKSALTKRSLDMLEKLAKDKPDDYATFWRNFGQALKEGPAEDYANREKIAGLMRFSSTHDTTGAQSVGLADYVSRLAEGQDKLYYLTGESYAQIKDSPHLEVFRKKGIEVLLLTDRIDEWLMSYLTEFDGKSFVDVARGDLDLGKLDSEEDKKAQEEVAKSKEGLASRIKAALGEDVAEVRVSHRLTDSPAILAIGQGDLGLQMRQLLEASGQAVPESKPVFEFNPTHPLIEKLDAEQDMDRFCDLSQVLFDQAALAAGDSLKDPAGYVKRLNKLLLELSV; this is translated from the coding sequence ATGACCGTTGATACCGACAAGCAGACACTTGGCTTCCAGACCGAGGTCAAGCAGCTGCTGCAGCTGATGATCCATTCGTTGTACTCGAACAAGGAAATCTTCCTGCGCGAGCTGGTCTCCAATGCCGCCGATGCCGCCGACAAGCTGCGCTTCGAAGCCTTGGTCAAGCCCGAGCTGCTGGAAGGCAGCGGCGAGCTGCGCATCCGCGTCGATTACGACAAGGACGCGCGCACCGTCACCATCGACGACAACGGCATCGGCATGAGCCGCGAGGATGCGGTCTCGCACCTGGGCACGATCGCCAAGTCCGGCACCGCCGATTTCCTCAAGCACCTGAGCGGCGACCAGAAGAAGGACGCCAACCTGATCGGCCAGTTCGGGGTGGGGTTCTACAGCGCCTTCATCGTCGCCGACCAGGTCGATGTGTACTCGCGTCGCGCCGGTCTGCCGGCCAGAGAAGGCGTTCACTGGTCTTCGCGTGGCGAAGGCGAATTCGAAGTTGCCAGCGTCGACAAGCCCAAGCGCGGCACCCGCATTGTGCTGCATCTGAAGGACGGCGAAGACACCTTCGCCGATGGCTGGACGCTGCGCGGCATCCTCAAGAAATACTCCGACCATATCGGCCTGCCGATCGAGATGCGCAAGGAGCATTACGGCGAAGCCGCCGACAAGCCGGCAGAGCCCGAATGGGAAGCGGTCAACCGCGCCAGCGCGCTGTGGACGCGCCCCAAGTCCGAGATCAAGGACGAGGAGTATCAGGAGTTCTACAAGCACATCGCCCACGACGCGGGCAACCCGCTGGCCTGGAGCCATAACAAGGTCGAAGGCAAGCTGGAATACACCTCGCTGCTGTTCGTGCCCGGCCGCGCACCGTTCGACCTGTACCACCGCGATTCGGCCAAGGGCCTGAAGCTGTACGTGCAGCGCGTTTTCATCATGGACCAGGCCGAGCAGTTCCTGCCGCTGTACCTGCGTTTCATCAAGGGCGTGGTGGATTCGTCGGACCTCTCGCTCAATGTCTCGCGCGAAATCCTGCAATCCGGCCCGGTGGTCGATTCGATGAAGTCAGCGCTGACCAAGCGCTCGCTGGACATGCTGGAAAAGCTTGCCAAGGACAAGCCGGACGACTACGCCACGTTCTGGCGCAACTTCGGCCAGGCATTGAAGGAAGGCCCGGCCGAGGATTATGCCAACCGCGAAAAGATCGCCGGCCTGATGCGCTTCTCCTCCACGCATGACACCACCGGCGCGCAGAGCGTGGGCCTGGCCGATTATGTAAGTCGTTTGGCCGAAGGCCAGGACAAGCTGTACTACCTCACCGGTGAGAGCTACGCGCAGATCAAGGACAGCCCGCATCTGGAGGTATTCCGCAAGAAGGGCATCGAAGTGCTGCTGCTCACCGACCGCATCGACGAATGGCTGATGAGCTACCTCACCGAATTCGACGGCAAGTCGTTCGTGGACGTGGCACGCGGCGATCTGGACCTGGGCAAGCTGGATTCGGAAGAAGACAAGAAGGCGCAGGAAGAAGTCGCCAAGTCCAAGGAGGGCCTGGCCTCGCGCATCAAGGCAGCGCTGGGCGAGGACGTGGCCGAAGTCCGCGTCTCGCATCGCCTGACCGATTCCCCGGCGATCCTGGCCATCGGCCAGGGCGACCTGGGCCTGCAGATGCGCCAGCTGCTGGAAGCCAGCGGCCAGGCGGTGCCGGAAAGCAAGCCGGTATTCGAATTCAACCCCACCCACCCGCTGATCGAAAAGCTGGATGCGGAGCAGGATATGGACCGGTTTTGCGATCTGAGCCAGGTGCTGTTCGACCAGGCGGCGCTGGCGGCGGGCGACAGCCTCAAGGACCCGGCCGGGTATGTGAAGCGGTTGAATAAGTTGTTGTTGGAGTTGTCGGTGTAA
- a CDS encoding IS630 family transposase (programmed frameshift): protein MPVSAVQPSMKKRDGRLVARAALEEMRLMALQRMGEGESPAEVASSFGLHRGWAYKVLARAQEGGAGALMTRKGSGRPRTLTPAQERQVLGWVNGKNPRQHGFDFGLWTRQVVRKLIENKFAARLSLASVGTLLARLGLSPQKPLQHAYQRDPLAVAQWQEQTSPAIVTHAKREKAEIDFWDASGFRADAVQGRTWAVKGVTPVVAVPGQRQSISAASAVNSKGGFWFAVYSGGLNGELFVDLLKRMMKGRRRPIHLVLDGWPAHKTRGVRDDVDSLKGRLTLHFLPGDAPDLNPDELVWSYTKRTGVARSPLRSGEKLADRVHDQLSDIAARPELVRSFFRHPSVAYISDL from the exons ATGCCGGTGTCTGCTGTCCAACCATCCATGAAGAAGAGAGACGGACGCTTGGTAGCGCGGGCGGCGCTGGAAGAAATGCGCCTGATGGCGTTGCAACGGATGGGCGAAGGCGAATCGCCGGCCGAAGTGGCCTCGTCGTTCGGGTTGCATCGCGGCTGGGCGTACAAAGTGCTGGCGCGAGCACAGGAGGGCGGCGCTGGCGCATTGATGACGCGTAAGGGCAGCGGTCGCCCGCGGACGTTGACGCCGGCGCAGGAGCGCCAGGTGTTGGGCTGGGTCAATGGCAAGAACCCTCGCCAGCATGGCTTCGACTTCGGTCTGTGGACGCGGCAGGTCGTGCGAAAACTGATCGAGAATAAGTTTGCCGCAAGGTTGAGTCTGGCCAGCGTCGGGACGTTGCTGGCGCGGCTGGGGCTGAGCCCACAGAAGCCGCTGCAACACGCCTATCAGCGCGATCCACTGGCGGTAGCACAGTGGCAGGAGCAGACGTCCCCGGCAATCGTGACGCACGCCAAGCGGGAAAAGGCCGAGATTGACTTCTGGGACGCGTCTGGCTTCCGTGCCGATGCGGTGCAAG GACGGACGTGGGCCGTCAAGGGCGTCACGCCGGTTGTCGCGGTGCCGGGGCAGCGCCAGAGCATCAGTGCGGCCTCGGCGGTGAACAGCAAGGGCGGGTTCTGGTTCGCCGTGTACAGCGGCGGCTTGAACGGTGAATTGTTCGTGGACCTGCTCAAGCGAATGATGAAAGGCCGTCGCCGTCCAATCCATCTGGTGCTTGATGGTTGGCCTGCTCACAAGACCCGTGGCGTGCGCGATGACGTGGACAGTTTGAAGGGCAGGCTGACGCTGCATTTCCTGCCGGGTGACGCGCCGGACTTGAATCCCGACGAGTTGGTGTGGAGCTACACCAAGCGCACGGGCGTAGCGCGCAGCCCGCTGCGCAGTGGCGAGAAGCTGGCCGATCGGGTGCATGATCAGTTGTCCGACATTGCAGCTCGACCAGAATTGGTGCGCTCATTCTTCAGGCATCCAAGTGTCGCCTATATTTCTGACTTATGA
- the ggt gene encoding gamma-glutamyltransferase: MSTFSRPFSSRGLLLLALVLSPSAWCADAAKPTASTTAPVAVHSPGAAIASGHALATDAGLQILREGGNAFDAAVAVSSTLAVVEPISSGLGGGGFFLLHDAKTGKDVMLDARETAPESATEAQFLDKNGELDRDRSVNGPWSAGIPGLPAALLELASKHGRLPLKQSLAPSIRIATEGFPVYARMAKGYASRREVMERYPGTREVYLRGGKPIAEGETFKQPELAHTLQLLGDKGFDGFYKGETAKKLLAGVKQAGGQWTAAELAGYRVKERTPIQFDYRGWTITTAPPPSSGGIALAVMLQILEGWDLNKLDDVHRTHLVVESMRRAYRDRTFFLGDPDFVHVPQRVLTSKDYAQGLRATINPDKATPSDLLSGNPTPLEDDETTHFSIIDSEGNRVGATQTVNLLYGSGLIPQGTGVLLNNEMDDFALKPGTSNVFGVMGYAANAPKPGKRMLSSMTPTFMESADKAIVLGTPGGSRITTMVLLGILGYDAGLDAQAVSALPRYHHQWLPDVIDAETDAFSPQTVKGLQAMGHALKLPGDTAEGGRGSSHVWGNLQTVEWDKRSNVLSGGSDPRNPVGKAQVQLDGGIGSKANL; this comes from the coding sequence GTGAGCACTTTTTCCCGACCTTTCTCCTCGCGTGGCCTGTTGCTGCTGGCCTTGGTGCTGTCACCTTCCGCCTGGTGCGCCGATGCCGCCAAGCCCACTGCTTCCACCACTGCACCGGTTGCCGTGCATTCGCCCGGCGCGGCAATCGCCAGCGGCCATGCCCTGGCCACCGATGCCGGCCTGCAGATCCTGCGCGAAGGCGGGAATGCGTTCGACGCCGCGGTTGCGGTGTCGTCCACGCTGGCGGTGGTCGAGCCGATCAGCTCAGGGCTGGGCGGTGGCGGTTTCTTCCTGCTGCACGACGCAAAGACCGGCAAGGACGTGATGCTGGATGCGCGCGAAACTGCGCCGGAATCGGCCACCGAAGCGCAATTTCTCGACAAGAACGGCGAGCTGGACCGCGACCGCTCGGTGAACGGCCCATGGTCGGCCGGCATCCCAGGCCTGCCCGCGGCACTGCTGGAACTGGCTTCCAAACACGGCCGGCTGCCGCTGAAGCAGTCGCTGGCACCCTCGATCCGTATCGCAACCGAGGGCTTCCCCGTCTACGCGCGCATGGCCAAGGGCTATGCCTCGCGGCGCGAGGTGATGGAGCGCTACCCCGGGACGCGTGAGGTGTATCTGCGCGGCGGCAAGCCCATCGCCGAGGGCGAGACTTTCAAGCAGCCGGAGTTGGCGCACACGCTGCAACTGCTCGGCGACAAGGGCTTCGACGGGTTCTACAAGGGTGAAACGGCCAAGAAGCTGCTGGCTGGCGTGAAGCAGGCCGGTGGCCAGTGGACCGCGGCCGAGCTGGCCGGGTACCGGGTCAAGGAGCGCACGCCGATTCAATTCGATTACCGCGGCTGGACCATCACCACTGCGCCGCCGCCGTCCTCCGGTGGCATTGCGCTGGCGGTGATGCTGCAGATTCTGGAAGGCTGGGATTTGAACAAACTCGATGACGTGCATCGCACCCATCTGGTGGTGGAGTCGATGCGCCGCGCCTACCGCGACCGCACCTTCTTTCTGGGCGACCCGGACTTTGTGCACGTGCCGCAGCGCGTGCTGACCAGCAAGGATTACGCGCAAGGCCTGCGTGCCACCATCAATCCGGACAAGGCCACCCCCAGCGATCTGCTGTCGGGCAACCCCACGCCGCTGGAAGACGACGAGACCACGCATTTTTCCATCATCGATAGCGAAGGCAATCGCGTCGGTGCCACCCAGACGGTGAACCTGCTGTACGGCTCGGGCCTGATTCCCCAGGGCACCGGCGTGCTGCTCAACAACGAGATGGACGACTTCGCGCTCAAGCCCGGCACCTCGAATGTGTTTGGCGTGATGGGCTATGCCGCCAACGCGCCCAAGCCGGGCAAGCGCATGCTCAGCTCGATGACGCCGACCTTCATGGAATCGGCCGACAAGGCGATTGTGCTCGGCACCCCGGGCGGTAGCCGCATCACCACCATGGTGCTGCTCGGTATCCTGGGCTACGACGCCGGTCTGGATGCGCAGGCGGTCAGCGCCTTGCCGCGTTATCACCACCAGTGGTTGCCGGACGTGATCGACGCCGAAACCGACGCGTTCTCGCCGCAGACCGTCAAGGGCCTGCAAGCGATGGGGCATGCACTCAAACTGCCCGGCGACACCGCCGAAGGCGGCCGCGGCTCCAGCCACGTGTGGGGCAACCTGCAAACGGTGGAGTGGGACAAGCGCAGCAACGTGCTCAGCGGCGGCAGCGACCCGCGTAACCCGGTGGGCAAGGCGCAAGTGCAGTTGGATGGGGGAATTGGCTCGAAAGCGAATCTATAG
- the coaD gene encoding pantetheine-phosphate adenylyltransferase: MSVANSRTAVYPGTFDPITNGHIDLVNRAAPLFERVVVGVAYSPSKGPALSLERRVALAQEALAAHANVEVRGFDTLLAHFVRQMGAGVLLRGLRAVSDFEYEFQMASMNRHLIPEVETLFLTPSEQYSFISSSLVREIARLGGDVSGFVPASVVEALRQVRESRAQA; this comes from the coding sequence ATGAGTGTTGCCAATAGCCGCACCGCGGTCTATCCCGGTACCTTCGACCCGATCACCAACGGTCATATCGACCTGGTGAATCGCGCCGCCCCGTTGTTCGAACGCGTGGTGGTGGGGGTGGCGTACAGCCCCTCCAAGGGTCCGGCATTGTCGCTGGAGCGCCGCGTGGCGCTGGCCCAGGAAGCGTTGGCAGCGCATGCCAATGTGGAAGTGCGCGGCTTCGATACCTTGCTCGCGCATTTCGTGCGCCAGATGGGCGCCGGCGTGCTGCTGCGCGGCCTGCGTGCGGTGTCTGACTTCGAATACGAATTCCAGATGGCCAGCATGAACCGCCATCTGATCCCAGAGGTGGAAACGCTGTTTCTGACCCCGTCCGAGCAATACAGCTTCATCTCGTCCTCTCTGGTGCGTGAAATTGCGCGGCTGGGCGGGGACGTCTCCGGCTTCGTGCCGGCATCGGTCGTCGAGGCCTTGCGGCAGGTGCGCGAATCCCGTGCGCAGGCCTGA
- the avrBs3 gene encoding type III secretion system effector avirulence protein AvrBs3: protein MDPIRSRTPSPARELLPGPQPDRIQPTADRGGAPPAGGPLDGLPARRTMSRTRLPSPPAPSPAFSAGSFSDLLRQFDPSLLDTSLLDSMPAVGTPHTAAAPAEWDEVQSGLRAADDPPPTVRVAVTAARPPRAKPAPRRRAAQPSDASPAAQVDLRTLGYSQQQQEKIKPKVRSTVAQHHEALVGHGFTHAHIVALSQHPAALGTVAVKYQHIITALPEATHEDIVGVGKQWSGARALEALLTKAGELRGPPLQLDTGQLLKIAKRGGVTAVEAVHAWRNALTGAPLNLTPDQVVAIASNIGGKQALETVQRLLPVLCQAHGLTPDQVVAIANNNGGKQALETVQRLLPVLCQAHGLTPAQVVAIASNNGGKQALETVQRLLPVLCQDHGLTPDQVVAIASNIGGKQALETVQRLLPVLCQDHGLTPDQVVAIASNIGGKQALETVQRLLPVLCQTHALTPDQVVAIASNIGGKQALETVQRLLPVLCQDHGLTPAQVVAIASHDGGKQALETVQRLLPVLCQDHGLTPDQVVAIASNSGGKQALETVQRLLPVLCQAHGLTLDQVVAIASHGGGKQALETVQRLLPVLCQDHGLTPDQVVAIASNNGGKQALETVQRLLPVLCQDHGLIPDQVVAIANNNGGKQALETVQRLLPVLCQAHGLTTDQVVTIASNNGGKQALETVQRLLPVLCQDHGLTPDQVVAIASNIGGKQALETVQRLLPVLCQDHGLTLDQVVAIASNIGGKQALETVQRLLPVLCQDHGLTPDQVVAIASHGGGKQALETVQRLLPVLCQDHGLTPDQVVAIASHDGGKQALESIVAQLSRPDPALAALTNDHLVALACLGGRPALDAVKKGLPHAPELIRRINRRIPERTSHRVADYAQVVRVLEFFQCHSHPAYAFDEAMTQFGMSRNGLVQLFRRVGVTELEARGGTLPPASQRWDRILQASGMKRAKPSPTSAQTPDQASLHAFADSLERDLDAPSPMHEGDQTGASSRKRSRSDRAVTGPSAQQSFEVRVPEQHDALHLPLSWRVKRPRTRIGGGLPDPGTPIAADLAASSTVMWEQDAAPFAGAADDFPAFNEEELAWLMELLPQSGSVGGTI from the coding sequence ATGGATCCCATTCGTTCGCGCACGCCAAGTCCTGCCCGCGAGCTTCTGCCCGGACCCCAACCGGATAGGATTCAGCCGACTGCAGATCGGGGGGGGGCTCCGCCTGCTGGCGGCCCCCTGGATGGCTTGCCCGCTCGGCGGACGATGTCCCGGACCCGGCTGCCATCTCCCCCTGCGCCCTCGCCTGCGTTCTCGGCGGGCAGCTTCAGCGATCTGCTCCGTCAGTTCGATCCGTCGCTTCTTGATACATCGCTTCTTGATTCGATGCCTGCCGTCGGCACGCCGCATACAGCGGCTGCCCCAGCAGAGTGGGATGAGGTGCAATCGGGTCTGCGTGCAGCCGATGACCCGCCACCCACCGTGCGTGTCGCTGTCACTGCCGCGCGGCCGCCGCGCGCCAAGCCGGCCCCGCGACGGCGTGCGGCGCAACCCTCCGACGCTTCGCCGGCCGCGCAGGTGGATCTACGCACGCTCGGCTACAGTCAGCAGCAGCAAGAGAAGATCAAACCGAAGGTGCGTTCGACAGTGGCGCAGCACCACGAGGCACTGGTGGGCCATGGGTTTACACACGCGCACATCGTTGCGCTCAGCCAACACCCGGCAGCGTTAGGGACCGTCGCTGTCAAGTATCAGCACATAATCACGGCGTTGCCAGAGGCGACACACGAAGACATCGTTGGCGTCGGCAAACAGTGGTCCGGCGCACGCGCCCTGGAGGCCTTGCTCACGAAGGCGGGGGAGTTGAGAGGTCCGCCGTTACAGTTGGACACAGGCCAACTTCTCAAGATTGCAAAACGTGGCGGCGTGACCGCAGTGGAGGCAGTGCATGCATGGCGCAATGCACTGACGGGTGCCCCCCTGAACCTGACCCCGGACCAAGTGGTGGCCATCGCCAGCAATATTGGCGGCAAGCAGGCGCTGGAGACGGTGCAGCGGCTGTTGCCGGTGCTGTGCCAGGCCCATGGCCTGACCCCGGACCAGGTGGTGGCCATCGCCAACAATAACGGCGGCAAGCAGGCACTGGAGACGGTGCAGCGGCTGTTGCCGGTGCTGTGCCAGGCCCATGGCCTGACCCCGGCGCAGGTGGTGGCCATCGCCAGCAATAACGGCGGCAAGCAGGCGCTGGAGACGGTGCAGCGGCTGTTGCCGGTGCTGTGCCAGGACCATGGCCTGACCCCGGACCAAGTGGTGGCCATCGCCAGCAATATTGGCGGCAAGCAGGCGCTGGAGACGGTGCAACGGCTGTTGCCGGTGCTGTGCCAGGACCATGGCCTGACCCCGGACCAGGTCGTGGCCATCGCCAGCAATATTGGCGGCAAGCAGGCGCTGGAGACGGTGCAGCGGCTGTTGCCGGTGCTGTGCCAGACCCATGCCCTGACCCCGGACCAGGTGGTGGCCATCGCCAGCAATATTGGCGGCAAGCAGGCGCTGGAGACGGTGCAGCGGCTGTTGCCGGTGCTGTGCCAGGACCATGGCCTGACCCCGGCGCAGGTGGTGGCCATCGCCAGCCACGATGGCGGCAAGCAGGCGCTGGAGACGGTGCAGCGGCTGTTGCCGGTGCTGTGCCAGGACCATGGCCTGACCCCGGACCAGGTGGTGGCCATCGCCAGCAATAGTGGCGGCAAGCAGGCGCTGGAGACGGTGCAGCGGCTGTTGCCGGTGCTGTGCCAGGCCCATGGCCTGACCCTGGACCAGGTGGTGGCCATCGCCAGCCATGGCGGCGGCAAGCAGGCGCTGGAGACGGTGCAGCGGCTGTTGCCGGTGCTGTGCCAGGACCATGGCCTGACCCCGGACCAGGTGGTGGCCATCGCCAGCAATAACGGCGGCAAGCAGGCGCTGGAGACGGTGCAGCGGCTGTTGCCGGTGCTGTGCCAGGACCATGGCCTGATCCCGGACCAGGTGGTGGCCATCGCCAACAATAACGGCGGCAAGCAGGCGCTGGAGACGGTGCAGCGGCTGTTGCCGGTGCTGTGCCAGGCCCATGGCCTGACCACGGACCAGGTGGTGACCATCGCCAGCAATAACGGCGGCAAGCAGGCGCTGGAGACGGTGCAACGGCTGTTGCCGGTGCTGTGCCAGGACCATGGCCTGACCCCGGACCAGGTCGTGGCCATCGCCAGCAATATTGGCGGCAAGCAGGCGCTGGAGACGGTGCAGCGGCTGTTGCCGGTGCTGTGCCAGGACCATGGCCTGACCCTGGACCAGGTGGTGGCCATCGCCAGCAATATTGGCGGCAAGCAGGCGCTGGAGACGGTGCAGCGGCTGTTGCCGGTGCTGTGCCAGGACCATGGCCTGACCCCGGACCAGGTCGTGGCCATCGCCAGCCATGGCGGCGGCAAGCAGGCGCTGGAGACAGTGCAGCGGCTGTTGCCGGTGCTGTGCCAGGACCATGGCCTGACCCCGGACCAGGTGGTGGCCATCGCCAGCCACGATGGTGGCAAGCAGGCGCTGGAGAGCATTGTTGCCCAGTTATCTCGCCCTGATCCGGCGTTGGCCGCGTTGACCAACGACCACCTCGTCGCCTTGGCCTGCCTCGGCGGACGTCCTGCCCTGGATGCAGTGAAAAAGGGATTGCCGCACGCGCCGGAATTGATCAGAAGAATCAATCGCCGTATTCCCGAACGCACGTCCCATCGCGTTGCCGACTACGCGCAAGTGGTTCGCGTGCTGGAGTTTTTCCAGTGCCACTCCCACCCAGCGTACGCATTTGATGAGGCCATGACGCAGTTCGGGATGAGCAGGAACGGGTTGGTACAGCTCTTTCGCAGAGTGGGCGTCACCGAACTCGAAGCCCGCGGTGGAACGCTCCCCCCAGCCTCGCAGCGTTGGGACCGTATCCTCCAGGCATCAGGGATGAAAAGGGCCAAACCGTCCCCTACTTCAGCTCAAACACCGGATCAGGCGTCTTTGCATGCATTCGCCGATTCGCTGGAGCGTGACCTTGATGCGCCTAGCCCAATGCACGAGGGAGATCAGACAGGGGCAAGCAGCCGTAAACGGTCCCGATCGGATCGTGCTGTCACCGGCCCCTCCGCACAGCAATCTTTCGAGGTGCGCGTTCCCGAACAGCACGATGCGCTGCATTTGCCCCTCAGCTGGAGGGTAAAACGCCCGCGTACCAGGATCGGGGGCGGCCTCCCGGATCCTGGTACGCCCATCGCTGCCGACCTGGCAGCGTCCAGCACCGTGATGTGGGAACAAGATGCGGCCCCCTTCGCAGGGGCAGCGGATGATTTCCCGGCATTCAACGAAGAGGAACTCGCATGGTTGATGGAGCTATTGCCTCAGTCAGGCTCAGTCGGAGGGACGATCTGA
- a CDS encoding YfhL family 4Fe-4S dicluster ferredoxin, with product MSLKINALCVNCDVCEPACPNQAISMGETIYVIDPARCTECVGHFDEAQCVVVCPVECIDPDPAIPETHDQLLAKLMQLQRDHPELYEKEPPAP from the coding sequence ATGTCTCTGAAAATCAACGCGCTCTGCGTCAACTGCGACGTCTGCGAGCCGGCGTGCCCGAATCAGGCCATCTCGATGGGCGAAACCATCTACGTCATCGACCCGGCACGGTGCACCGAGTGCGTGGGCCATTTCGACGAAGCGCAATGCGTGGTGGTGTGCCCGGTCGAATGCATCGACCCGGATCCGGCCATTCCGGAAACCCATGATCAATTGCTGGCCAAGCTGATGCAGTTGCAGCGCGATCATCCCGAACTCTACGAAAAGGAGCCACCCGCCCCGTGA
- a CDS encoding IS630 family transposase, translating into MMKRDGRLVSRAALEEMCLMALQRMGEGESPAEVASSFGLHRGWAYKVLARAQEGGAGALMTRKGSGRPRTLTPAQERQVFGWVNGKNPRQHGFDFGLWTRQVVRELIEKKCAARLSLASVGTLLARLGLSPQKPLQHAYQRDPLAVAQWQEQTSPAIVTHAKQEKAEIDFWDASGFRADAVQGRTWAFKGVTPVVAVPGQRQSISAASAVNSKGGFWFAVYSGGLNGELFVDLLKRMMKGRRRPIHLVLDGLPAHKTRGVRDDVDSLKGRLTLHFLPGDAPDLNPDALVWSYTKRTGVARSPLRSGEKLADRVHDQLSDIAARPELVRSFFRHSSVAYISDL; encoded by the coding sequence ATGATGAAGAGAGACGGACGCTTGGTATCGCGGGCGGCGCTGGAAGAAATGTGCCTGATGGCGTTGCAACGGATGGGCGAAGGCGAATCGCCGGCCGAAGTGGCCTCGTCGTTCGGGTTGCATCGCGGCTGGGCGTACAAAGTGCTGGCGCGAGCACAGGAGGGCGGCGCTGGCGCATTGATGACGCGTAAGGGCAGCGGTCGCCCGCGGACGTTGACGCCGGCGCAGGAGCGCCAGGTGTTCGGCTGGGTCAATGGTAAGAACCCTCGCCAGCATGGCTTCGACTTCGGTCTGTGGACGCGGCAGGTCGTGCGTGAACTGATCGAGAAGAAATGTGCCGCACGGTTGAGTCTGGCCAGCGTCGGGACGTTGCTGGCGCGGCTGGGGCTGAGCCCACAGAAGCCGCTGCAACACGCCTATCAGCGCGATCCACTGGCGGTAGCACAGTGGCAGGAGCAGACGTCCCCGGCGATCGTGACGCACGCCAAGCAGGAAAAGGCCGAGATTGACTTCTGGGACGCGTCTGGCTTCCGTGCCGATGCGGTGCAAGGACGGACGTGGGCCTTCAAGGGCGTCACGCCGGTTGTCGCGGTGCCGGGGCAGCGCCAGAGCATCAGTGCGGCCTCGGCGGTGAACAGCAAGGGCGGGTTCTGGTTCGCCGTGTACAGCGGCGGCTTGAACGGTGAATTGTTCGTGGACCTGCTCAAGCGAATGATGAAAGGCCGTCGCCGTCCAATCCATCTGGTGCTTGATGGTTTGCCTGCTCACAAGACCCGTGGCGTGCGCGATGACGTGGACAGCCTGAAGGGCAGGCTGACGCTGCATTTCCTGCCGGGTGACGCGCCGGACTTGAATCCCGACGCGTTGGTGTGGAGCTACACCAAGCGCACGGGCGTGGCGCGCAGCCCGCTGCGCAGTGGCGAGAAGCTGGCCGATCGGGTGCATGATCAGTTGTCCGACATTGCAGCTCGACCAGAATTGGTGCGCTCGTTCTTCAGGCATTCAAGTGTCGCCTATATTTCTGACTTATGA